A single Pan troglodytes isolate AG18354 chromosome 19, NHGRI_mPanTro3-v2.0_pri, whole genome shotgun sequence DNA region contains:
- the DPH1 gene encoding 2-(3-amino-3-carboxypropyl)histidine synthase subunit 1 isoform X4: protein MRRQVMAALVVSGAAEQGGRNGPGRGRAPRGRVANQIPPEILKNPQLQAAMRVLPSNYNFEIPKTIWRIQQAQAKKVALQMPEGLLLFACTIVDILERFTEAEVMVMGDVTYGACCVDDFTARALGADFLVHYGHSCLIPMDTSAQDFRVLYVFVDIRIDTTHLLDSLRLTFPPATALALAAAQELKAEYRVSVPQCKPLSPGEILGCTSPRLSKEVEAVVYLGDGRFHLESVMIANPNVPAYRYDPYSKVLSREHYDHQRMQAARQEAIATARSAKSWGLILGTLGRQGSPKILEHLESQLRALGLSFVRLLLSEIFPSKLSLLPEVDVWVQVACPRLSIDWGTAFPKPLLTPYEAAVALRDISWQQPYPMDFYAGSSLGPWTVNHGQDRRPHAPGRPARGKVQEGSARPPSAVACEDCSCRDEKVAPLAP, encoded by the exons ATGCGCAGGCAGGTGATGGCGGCGCTGGTTGTATCCGGGGCAGCGGAGCAGGGCGGCCGAAACGGCCCTGGCAGAG GTCGGGCCCCTCGGGGCCGCGTGGCCAATCAGATCCCCCCTGAGATCCTGaagaaccctcagctgcaggcAGCAATGCGGGTCCTGCCTTCCAACTACAACTTTGAGATCCCCAAGACCATCTGGAGGATCCAACAAGCCCAGGCCAAGAAGG TGGCCTTGCAGATGCCGGAAGGCCTCCTCCTCTTTGCCTGTACCATTGTGGATATCTTGGAAAG GTTCACGGAGGCCGAAGTGATGGTGATGGGTGACGTGACCTACGGGGCTTGCTGTGTGGATGACTTCACAGCGAGGGCCCTGGGAGCTGACTTCTTGGTGCACTACGGCCACAGTTGCCTGA TTCCCATGGACACCTCGGCCCAAGACTTCCGGGTGCTGTACGTCTTTGTGGACATCCGGATAGACACTACGCACCTCCTGGACTCTCTCCGCCTCACCTTTCCCCCAGCCACTGCCCTTGCCCTG GCAGCCGCCCAGGAGCTGAAAGCCGAGTATCGTGTGAGTGTCCCACAGTGCAAGCCCCTGTCCCCTGGAGAGATCCTGGGCTGCACATCCCCCCGACTGTCCAAAGAGGTGGAGGCCGTTGT GTATCTTGGAGATGGCCGCTTCCATCTGGAGTCTGTCATGATTGCCAACCCCAATGTCCCCGCTTACCG GTATGACCCATATAGCAAAGTCCTATCCAGAGAACACTATGACCACCAGCGCATGCAGGCTGCTCGCCAAGAAGCCATAGCCACTGCCCGCTCAGCTAAGTCCTGGGGCCTTATTCTGGGCACTTTGGGCCGCCAGGGCAGTCCTAAGATCCTGGAG CACCTGGAATCTCAACTCCGAGCCTTGGGCCTTTCCTTTGTGAGGCTGCTGCTCTCTGAGATCTTCCCCAGCAAGCTTAGCCTACTTCCCGAGGTGGATGT GTGGGTGCAGGTGGCATGTCCACGTCTCTCCATTGACTGGGGCACAGCCTTCCCCAAGCCGCTGCTGACACCCTATGAG gCGGCCGTGGCTCTGAGGGACATTTCCTGGCAGCAGCCCTACCCGATGGACTTCTACGCTGGCAGCTCTTTGGGGCCCTGGACGGTGAACCACGGCCAGGACCGCCGTCCCCACGCCCCGGGCCGGCCCGCGCGGGGGAAG GTGCAGGAGGGGTCCGCGCGTCCCCCTTCAGCCGTGGCTTGCGAGGATTGCAGCTGCAGGGACGAGAAGGTGGCGCCGCTGGCTCCTTGA
- the DPH1 gene encoding 2-(3-amino-3-carboxypropyl)histidine synthase subunit 1 isoform X5 — translation MVMGDVTYGACCVDDFTARALGADFLVHYGHSCLIPMDTSAQDFRVLYVFVDIRIDTTHLLDSLRLTFPPATALALVSTIQFVSTLQAAAQELKAEYRVSVPQCKPLSPGEILGCTSPRLSKEVEAVVYLGDGRFHLESVMIANPNVPAYRYDPYSKVLSREHYDHQRMQAARQEAIATARSAKSWGLILGTLGRQGSPKILEHLESQLRALGLSFVRLLLSEIFPSKLSLLPEVDVWVQVACPRLSIDWGTAFPKPLLTPYEAAVALRDISWQQPYPMDFYAGSSLGPWTVNHGQDRRPHAPGRPARGKVQEGSARPPSAVACEDCSCRDEKVAPLAP, via the exons ATGGTGATGGGTGACGTGACCTACGGGGCTTGCTGTGTGGATGACTTCACAGCGAGGGCCCTGGGAGCTGACTTCTTGGTGCACTACGGCCACAGTTGCCTGA TTCCCATGGACACCTCGGCCCAAGACTTCCGGGTGCTGTACGTCTTTGTGGACATCCGGATAGACACTACGCACCTCCTGGACTCTCTCCGCCTCACCTTTCCCCCAGCCACTGCCCTTGCCCTGGTCAGCACCATTCAGTTTGTGTCGACCTTGCAG GCAGCCGCCCAGGAGCTGAAAGCCGAGTATCGTGTGAGTGTCCCACAGTGCAAGCCCCTGTCCCCTGGAGAGATCCTGGGCTGCACATCCCCCCGACTGTCCAAAGAGGTGGAGGCCGTTGT GTATCTTGGAGATGGCCGCTTCCATCTGGAGTCTGTCATGATTGCCAACCCCAATGTCCCCGCTTACCG GTATGACCCATATAGCAAAGTCCTATCCAGAGAACACTATGACCACCAGCGCATGCAGGCTGCTCGCCAAGAAGCCATAGCCACTGCCCGCTCAGCTAAGTCCTGGGGCCTTATTCTGGGCACTTTGGGCCGCCAGGGCAGTCCTAAGATCCTGGAG CACCTGGAATCTCAACTCCGAGCCTTGGGCCTTTCCTTTGTGAGGCTGCTGCTCTCTGAGATCTTCCCCAGCAAGCTTAGCCTACTTCCCGAGGTGGATGT GTGGGTGCAGGTGGCATGTCCACGTCTCTCCATTGACTGGGGCACAGCCTTCCCCAAGCCGCTGCTGACACCCTATGAG gCGGCCGTGGCTCTGAGGGACATTTCCTGGCAGCAGCCCTACCCGATGGACTTCTACGCTGGCAGCTCTTTGGGGCCCTGGACGGTGAACCACGGCCAGGACCGCCGTCCCCACGCCCCGGGCCGGCCCGCGCGGGGGAAG GTGCAGGAGGGGTCCGCGCGTCCCCCTTCAGCCGTGGCTTGCGAGGATTGCAGCTGCAGGGACGAGAAGGTGGCGCCGCTGGCTCCTTGA
- the DPH1 gene encoding 2-(3-amino-3-carboxypropyl)histidine synthase subunit 1 isoform X6, which translates to MDTSAQDFRVLYVFVDIRIDTTHLLDSLRLTFPPATALALVSTIQFVSTLQAAAQELKAEYRVSVPQCKPLSPGEILGCTSPRLSKEVEAVVYLGDGRFHLESVMIANPNVPAYRYDPYSKVLSREHYDHQRMQAARQEAIATARSAKSWGLILGTLGRQGSPKILEHLESQLRALGLSFVRLLLSEIFPSKLSLLPEVDVWVQVACPRLSIDWGTAFPKPLLTPYEAAVALRDISWQQPYPMDFYAGSSLGPWTVNHGQDRRPHAPGRPARGKVQEGSARPPSAVACEDCSCRDEKVAPLAP; encoded by the exons ATGGACACCTCGGCCCAAGACTTCCGGGTGCTGTACGTCTTTGTGGACATCCGGATAGACACTACGCACCTCCTGGACTCTCTCCGCCTCACCTTTCCCCCAGCCACTGCCCTTGCCCTGGTCAGCACCATTCAGTTTGTGTCGACCTTGCAG GCAGCCGCCCAGGAGCTGAAAGCCGAGTATCGTGTGAGTGTCCCACAGTGCAAGCCCCTGTCCCCTGGAGAGATCCTGGGCTGCACATCCCCCCGACTGTCCAAAGAGGTGGAGGCCGTTGT GTATCTTGGAGATGGCCGCTTCCATCTGGAGTCTGTCATGATTGCCAACCCCAATGTCCCCGCTTACCG GTATGACCCATATAGCAAAGTCCTATCCAGAGAACACTATGACCACCAGCGCATGCAGGCTGCTCGCCAAGAAGCCATAGCCACTGCCCGCTCAGCTAAGTCCTGGGGCCTTATTCTGGGCACTTTGGGCCGCCAGGGCAGTCCTAAGATCCTGGAG CACCTGGAATCTCAACTCCGAGCCTTGGGCCTTTCCTTTGTGAGGCTGCTGCTCTCTGAGATCTTCCCCAGCAAGCTTAGCCTACTTCCCGAGGTGGATGT GTGGGTGCAGGTGGCATGTCCACGTCTCTCCATTGACTGGGGCACAGCCTTCCCCAAGCCGCTGCTGACACCCTATGAG gCGGCCGTGGCTCTGAGGGACATTTCCTGGCAGCAGCCCTACCCGATGGACTTCTACGCTGGCAGCTCTTTGGGGCCCTGGACGGTGAACCACGGCCAGGACCGCCGTCCCCACGCCCCGGGCCGGCCCGCGCGGGGGAAG GTGCAGGAGGGGTCCGCGCGTCCCCCTTCAGCCGTGGCTTGCGAGGATTGCAGCTGCAGGGACGAGAAGGTGGCGCCGCTGGCTCCTTGA
- the DPH1 gene encoding 2-(3-amino-3-carboxypropyl)histidine synthase subunit 1 isoform X2, which produces MLEGGHRQALKRDPYSISIWLRPKTDTNSGLISILGRAPRGRVANQIPPEILKNPQLQAAMRVLPSNYNFEIPKTIWRIQQAQAKKVALQMPEGLLLFACTIVDILERFTEAEVMVMGDVTYGACCVDDFTARALGADFLVHYGHSCLIPMDTSAQDFRVLYVFVDIRIDTTHLLDSLRLTFPPATALALVSTIQFVSTLQAAAQELKAEYRVSVPQCKPLSPGEILGCTSPRLSKEVEAVVYLGDGRFHLESVMIANPNVPAYRYDPYSKVLSREHYDHQRMQAARQEAIATARSAKSWGLILGTLGRQGSPKILEHLESQLRALGLSFVRLLLSEIFPSKLSLLPEVDVWVQVACPRLSIDWGTAFPKPLLTPYEAAVALRDISWQQPYPMDFYAGSSLGPWTVNHGQDRRPHAPGRPARGKVQEGSARPPSAVACEDCSCRDEKVAPLAP; this is translated from the exons atgcttGAGGGGGGGCACCGGCAGGCCCTGAAAAGGGATCCCTATTCCATCTCAATCTGGCTTCGGCCAAAGACAGACACCAACTCAGGCCTTATATCCATTCTAGGTCGGGCCCCTCGGGGCCGCGTGGCCAATCAGATCCCCCCTGAGATCCTGaagaaccctcagctgcaggcAGCAATGCGGGTCCTGCCTTCCAACTACAACTTTGAGATCCCCAAGACCATCTGGAGGATCCAACAAGCCCAGGCCAAGAAGG TGGCCTTGCAGATGCCGGAAGGCCTCCTCCTCTTTGCCTGTACCATTGTGGATATCTTGGAAAG GTTCACGGAGGCCGAAGTGATGGTGATGGGTGACGTGACCTACGGGGCTTGCTGTGTGGATGACTTCACAGCGAGGGCCCTGGGAGCTGACTTCTTGGTGCACTACGGCCACAGTTGCCTGA TTCCCATGGACACCTCGGCCCAAGACTTCCGGGTGCTGTACGTCTTTGTGGACATCCGGATAGACACTACGCACCTCCTGGACTCTCTCCGCCTCACCTTTCCCCCAGCCACTGCCCTTGCCCTGGTCAGCACCATTCAGTTTGTGTCGACCTTGCAG GCAGCCGCCCAGGAGCTGAAAGCCGAGTATCGTGTGAGTGTCCCACAGTGCAAGCCCCTGTCCCCTGGAGAGATCCTGGGCTGCACATCCCCCCGACTGTCCAAAGAGGTGGAGGCCGTTGT GTATCTTGGAGATGGCCGCTTCCATCTGGAGTCTGTCATGATTGCCAACCCCAATGTCCCCGCTTACCG GTATGACCCATATAGCAAAGTCCTATCCAGAGAACACTATGACCACCAGCGCATGCAGGCTGCTCGCCAAGAAGCCATAGCCACTGCCCGCTCAGCTAAGTCCTGGGGCCTTATTCTGGGCACTTTGGGCCGCCAGGGCAGTCCTAAGATCCTGGAG CACCTGGAATCTCAACTCCGAGCCTTGGGCCTTTCCTTTGTGAGGCTGCTGCTCTCTGAGATCTTCCCCAGCAAGCTTAGCCTACTTCCCGAGGTGGATGT GTGGGTGCAGGTGGCATGTCCACGTCTCTCCATTGACTGGGGCACAGCCTTCCCCAAGCCGCTGCTGACACCCTATGAG gCGGCCGTGGCTCTGAGGGACATTTCCTGGCAGCAGCCCTACCCGATGGACTTCTACGCTGGCAGCTCTTTGGGGCCCTGGACGGTGAACCACGGCCAGGACCGCCGTCCCCACGCCCCGGGCCGGCCCGCGCGGGGGAAG GTGCAGGAGGGGTCCGCGCGTCCCCCTTCAGCCGTGGCTTGCGAGGATTGCAGCTGCAGGGACGAGAAGGTGGCGCCGCTGGCTCCTTGA
- the DPH1 gene encoding 2-(3-amino-3-carboxypropyl)histidine synthase subunit 1 isoform X1, with the protein MRRQVMAALVVSGAAEQGGRNGPGRGRAPRGRVANQIPPEILKNPQLQAAMRVLPSNYNFEIPKTIWRIQQAQAKKVALQMPEGLLLFACTIVDILERFTEAEVMVMGDVTYGACCVDDFTARALGADFLVHYGHSCLIPMDTSAQDFRVLYVFVDIRIDTTHLLDSLRLTFPPATALALVSTIQFVSTLQAAAQELKAEYRVSVPQCKPLSPGEILGCTSPRLSKEVEAVVYLGDGRFHLESVMIANPNVPAYRYDPYSKVLSREHYDHQRMQAARQEAIATARSAKSWGLILGTLGRQGSPKILEHLESQLRALGLSFVRLLLSEIFPSKLSLLPEVDVWVQVACPRLSIDWGTAFPKPLLTPYEAAVALRDISWQQPYPMDFYAGSSLGPWTVNHGQDRRPHAPGRPARGKVGGGFQEGGETAPGHWPPPWRHEPRPPPCDRDGKRTGAERREMQGRRSETLTKVCDLRCRRGPRVPLQPWLARIAAAGTRRWRRWLLDVLRGLRYQPQLWVRSAFCRCHGNALALRGPPSGRC; encoded by the exons ATGCGCAGGCAGGTGATGGCGGCGCTGGTTGTATCCGGGGCAGCGGAGCAGGGCGGCCGAAACGGCCCTGGCAGAG GTCGGGCCCCTCGGGGCCGCGTGGCCAATCAGATCCCCCCTGAGATCCTGaagaaccctcagctgcaggcAGCAATGCGGGTCCTGCCTTCCAACTACAACTTTGAGATCCCCAAGACCATCTGGAGGATCCAACAAGCCCAGGCCAAGAAGG TGGCCTTGCAGATGCCGGAAGGCCTCCTCCTCTTTGCCTGTACCATTGTGGATATCTTGGAAAG GTTCACGGAGGCCGAAGTGATGGTGATGGGTGACGTGACCTACGGGGCTTGCTGTGTGGATGACTTCACAGCGAGGGCCCTGGGAGCTGACTTCTTGGTGCACTACGGCCACAGTTGCCTGA TTCCCATGGACACCTCGGCCCAAGACTTCCGGGTGCTGTACGTCTTTGTGGACATCCGGATAGACACTACGCACCTCCTGGACTCTCTCCGCCTCACCTTTCCCCCAGCCACTGCCCTTGCCCTGGTCAGCACCATTCAGTTTGTGTCGACCTTGCAG GCAGCCGCCCAGGAGCTGAAAGCCGAGTATCGTGTGAGTGTCCCACAGTGCAAGCCCCTGTCCCCTGGAGAGATCCTGGGCTGCACATCCCCCCGACTGTCCAAAGAGGTGGAGGCCGTTGT GTATCTTGGAGATGGCCGCTTCCATCTGGAGTCTGTCATGATTGCCAACCCCAATGTCCCCGCTTACCG GTATGACCCATATAGCAAAGTCCTATCCAGAGAACACTATGACCACCAGCGCATGCAGGCTGCTCGCCAAGAAGCCATAGCCACTGCCCGCTCAGCTAAGTCCTGGGGCCTTATTCTGGGCACTTTGGGCCGCCAGGGCAGTCCTAAGATCCTGGAG CACCTGGAATCTCAACTCCGAGCCTTGGGCCTTTCCTTTGTGAGGCTGCTGCTCTCTGAGATCTTCCCCAGCAAGCTTAGCCTACTTCCCGAGGTGGATGT GTGGGTGCAGGTGGCATGTCCACGTCTCTCCATTGACTGGGGCACAGCCTTCCCCAAGCCGCTGCTGACACCCTATGAG gCGGCCGTGGCTCTGAGGGACATTTCCTGGCAGCAGCCCTACCCGATGGACTTCTACGCTGGCAGCTCTTTGGGGCCCTGGACGGTGAACCACGGCCAGGACCGCCGTCCCCACGCCCCGGGCCGGCCCGCGCGGGGGAAGGTAGGCGGGGGCTTCCAGGAGGGAGGAGAGACCGCGCCTGGGCACTGGCCGCCTCCCTGGCGACACGAGCCGAGGCCGCCGCCCTGCGACCGCGACGGGAAACGCACAGGAGCGGAGCGGAGGGAAATGCAGGGTCGCAGAAGCGAGACCCTGACCAAAGTCTGCGACCTCAGGTGCAGGAGGGGTCCGCGCGTCCCCCTTCAGCCGTGGCTTGCGAGGATTGCAGCTGCAGGGACGAGAAGGTGGCGCCGCTGGCTCCTTGACGTGCTCAGGGGCCTCAGGTATCAGCCCCAGCTCTGGGTGCGCTCCGCCTTTTGCCGTTGTCATGGGAACGCCTTGGCGCTCCGAGGCCCGCCTTCGGGGCGGTGCTGA
- the DPH1 gene encoding 2-(3-amino-3-carboxypropyl)histidine synthase subunit 1 isoform X3 encodes MRRQVMAALVVSGAAEQGGRNGPGRGRAPRGRVANQIPPEILKNPQLQAAMRVLPSNYNFEIPKTIWRIQQAQAKKVALQMPEGLLLFACTIVDILERFTEAEVMVMGDVTYGACCVDDFTARALGADFLVHYGHSCLIPMDTSAQDFRVLYVFVDIRIDTTHLLDSLRLTFPPATALALVSTIQFVSTLQAAAQELKAEYRVSVPQCKPLSPGEILGCTSPRLSKEVEAVVYLGDGRFHLESVMIANPNVPAYRYDPYSKVLSREHYDHQRMQAARQEAIATARSAKSWGLILGTLGRQGSPKILEHLESQLRALGLSFVRLLLSEIFPSKLSLLPEVDVWVQVACPRLSIDWGTAFPKPLLTPYEAAVALRDISWQQPYPMDFYAGSSLGPWTVNHGQDRRPHAPGRPARGKVQEGSARPPSAVACEDCSCRDEKVAPLAP; translated from the exons ATGCGCAGGCAGGTGATGGCGGCGCTGGTTGTATCCGGGGCAGCGGAGCAGGGCGGCCGAAACGGCCCTGGCAGAG GTCGGGCCCCTCGGGGCCGCGTGGCCAATCAGATCCCCCCTGAGATCCTGaagaaccctcagctgcaggcAGCAATGCGGGTCCTGCCTTCCAACTACAACTTTGAGATCCCCAAGACCATCTGGAGGATCCAACAAGCCCAGGCCAAGAAGG TGGCCTTGCAGATGCCGGAAGGCCTCCTCCTCTTTGCCTGTACCATTGTGGATATCTTGGAAAG GTTCACGGAGGCCGAAGTGATGGTGATGGGTGACGTGACCTACGGGGCTTGCTGTGTGGATGACTTCACAGCGAGGGCCCTGGGAGCTGACTTCTTGGTGCACTACGGCCACAGTTGCCTGA TTCCCATGGACACCTCGGCCCAAGACTTCCGGGTGCTGTACGTCTTTGTGGACATCCGGATAGACACTACGCACCTCCTGGACTCTCTCCGCCTCACCTTTCCCCCAGCCACTGCCCTTGCCCTGGTCAGCACCATTCAGTTTGTGTCGACCTTGCAG GCAGCCGCCCAGGAGCTGAAAGCCGAGTATCGTGTGAGTGTCCCACAGTGCAAGCCCCTGTCCCCTGGAGAGATCCTGGGCTGCACATCCCCCCGACTGTCCAAAGAGGTGGAGGCCGTTGT GTATCTTGGAGATGGCCGCTTCCATCTGGAGTCTGTCATGATTGCCAACCCCAATGTCCCCGCTTACCG GTATGACCCATATAGCAAAGTCCTATCCAGAGAACACTATGACCACCAGCGCATGCAGGCTGCTCGCCAAGAAGCCATAGCCACTGCCCGCTCAGCTAAGTCCTGGGGCCTTATTCTGGGCACTTTGGGCCGCCAGGGCAGTCCTAAGATCCTGGAG CACCTGGAATCTCAACTCCGAGCCTTGGGCCTTTCCTTTGTGAGGCTGCTGCTCTCTGAGATCTTCCCCAGCAAGCTTAGCCTACTTCCCGAGGTGGATGT GTGGGTGCAGGTGGCATGTCCACGTCTCTCCATTGACTGGGGCACAGCCTTCCCCAAGCCGCTGCTGACACCCTATGAG gCGGCCGTGGCTCTGAGGGACATTTCCTGGCAGCAGCCCTACCCGATGGACTTCTACGCTGGCAGCTCTTTGGGGCCCTGGACGGTGAACCACGGCCAGGACCGCCGTCCCCACGCCCCGGGCCGGCCCGCGCGGGGGAAG GTGCAGGAGGGGTCCGCGCGTCCCCCTTCAGCCGTGGCTTGCGAGGATTGCAGCTGCAGGGACGAGAAGGTGGCGCCGCTGGCTCCTTGA
- the OVCA2 gene encoding esterase OVCA2, protein MAAQRPLRVLCLAGFRQSERGFREKTGALRKALRGRAELVCLSGPHPVPDPPGPEGARSDFGSCPPEEQPRGWWFSEQEADVFSALEEPAVCRGLEESLGMVAQALNRLGPFDGLLGFSQGAALAALVCALGQAGDPRFPLPRFIILVSGFCPRGIGFKESILQRPLSLPSLHVFGDTDKVIPSQESMQLASQFPGAITLTHSGGHFIPAAAPQRQAYLKFLDQFAE, encoded by the exons ATGGCCGCGCAGCGACCCCTGCGGGTCCTGTGCCTGGCGGGCTTCCGGCAGAGCGAGCGGGGCTTCCGTGAGAAGACCGGGGCGCTGAGGAAGGCGCTGCGGGGTCGCGCCGAGCTCGTGTGCCTCAGCGGCCCGCACCCGGTCCCCGACCCCCCGGGCCCCGAGGGCGCCAGATCAGACTTCG GGTCCTGCCCTCCGGAGGAGCAGCCTCGAGGCTGGTGGTTTTCAGAGCAGGAGGCCGACGTTTTCTCCGCATTGGAAGAGCCCGCCGTATGCAGGGGCCTGGAGGAATCACTGGGGATGGTGGCACAGGCACTGAACAGGCTGGGGCCTTTTGACGGCCTTCTTGGTTTCAGCCAAGGGGCTGCGCTAGCAGCCCTTGTGTGTGCCCTGGGCCAGGCAGGCGATCCCCGCTTCCCCTTGCCACGGTTTATCATCTTGGTGTCTGGTTTCTGTCCCCGGGGCATTGGGTTCAAGGAATCCATCCTGCAAAGGCCCTTGTCATTGCCTTCGCTCCATGTTTTTGGGGACACTGACAAAGTCATCCCCTCTCAGGAGAGTATGCAACTGGCCAGCCAATTTCCCGGAGCCATCACCCTCACCCACTCTGGTGGCCACTTCATTCCAGCAGCTGCACCCCAGCGTCAGGCCTACCTCAAGTTCTTGGACCAGTTTGCAGAGTGA